The proteins below come from a single Etheostoma spectabile isolate EspeVRDwgs_2016 chromosome 4, UIUC_Espe_1.0, whole genome shotgun sequence genomic window:
- the rrp9 gene encoding U3 small nucleolar RNA-interacting protein 2 isoform X1 has translation MSSPFFMKKKEKPKFAIKGKNTAVVKRKADGDSGGKSKLRAKKPNSKHNEEISSDSETESPVVPRKRQSNEEVDYEETPQEKKLRLAKLYLEQLKEEEEDKAEEDSFETDLIAGRLQEDVLEQKGKLQRLIAKDLMPPDASEIRVLRGHKLPITCLVISSDDKFIFSAAKDCSIIKWDVVAGKKLHTIPGGRKGTEDRHVGHTAHILCMAISSDGKYLATGDVNKLIMIWEAETCKHLYKFTGHKGPVSGLSFRKGTHDLYSASHDRSIKVWNVDENAYVETLFGHQDAITGLDSLSRECCVTAGGRDRSVRVWKIAEESQLVFHGHEGSIDCIQLINEEHMITGADDGSVSLWSVNKKKPLCTVKQAHGRHGDAGLEQPHWVASVAALQNSDTVASGASGCSHNSQVQVWKCGQNYRGLQPLFSVPVSGFINSLKFSSSGQFLVAGVGQEHRLGRWWRLKEAKNGIYVIPLKRKSPNPEEAKMTE, from the exons ATGTCTTCGCCTTTctttatgaagaaaaaagaaaaacccaaatTTGCCATAAAGGGGAAAAATACAGCAGTGGTGAAACGAAAG GCTGATGGGGACTCCGGTGGAAAAAGCAAACTACGAGCCAAGAAACCCAACTCCAAACACAATGAAGAGATTTCCAGCGACTCTGAGACAGAGAG TCCTGTAGTGCCCAGAAAAAGACAGTCCAATGAAGAGGTTGATTATGAGGAAACTCCACAGGAGAAGAAGCTTAGATTAGCCAAACTTTACCTCGAACAGCTAAAGGAAGAAG AGGAAGATAAAGCAGAAGAAGACTCATTTGAGACTGATCTCATTGCTGGAAGACTTCAAGAAGATGTG CTTGAACAAAAAGGAAAGCTTCAGCGGCTTATTGCCAAAGAT CTCATGCCGCCTGATGCTTCAGAAATCAGGGTGTTAAGAGGACACAAACTTCCAATTACCTGTCTGGTCATCAGCTCTGATGACAAGTTCATCTTTTCTGCTGCCAAAGACTGCTCTATCATTAAGT GGGATGTTGTGGCTGGTAAGAAACTGCACACAATACCTGGCGGAAGGAAAGGTACAGAGGATCGGCATGTTGGTCATACAGCGCATATTCTGTGTATGGCCATATCATCAGATGGAAAATACTTG GCCACTGGAGACGTGAACAAACTGATCATGATCTGGGAGGCAGAAACATGTAAACATCTATACAAATTCACAGGACACAAAGGGCCTGTTTCA GGTCTTTCGTTCAGGAAGGGAACTCATGATCTGTACAGCGCCTCTCATGATCGCTCAATAAAGGTTTGGAATGTGGACGAGAATGCGTATGTGGAAACTCT CTTTGGGCATCAGGACGCCATCACGGGACTGGACAGTCTGAGCCGTGAGTGCTGCGTGACTGCAGGAGGAAGAGATCGCTCCGTGCGGGTGTGGAAGATAGCCGAGGAATCTCAGCTGGTGTTCCACGGCCACGA GGGTTCAATTGATTGTATCCAGCTCATAAACGAGGAGCACATGATAACAGGAGCTGATGATGG ctctgtgtctctgtggagTGTCAACAAGAAGAAGCCTCTCTGCACAGTAAAGCAGGCTCACGGTCGCCATGGTGATGCAGGGCTGGAGCAGCCTCATTGGGTCGCCTCGGTCGCAGCGCTTCAGAACTCTGATACAGTCGCCTCAGGTGCCTCTGGCT GTTCACACAACTCACAGGTACAGGTGTGGAAGTGTGGCCAGAATTACCGTGGGCTGCAGCCTCTATTCAGTGTGCCTGTG TCTGGTTTCATCAACAGTCTGAAGTTTTCAAGCTCCGGTCAGTTCTTGGTAGCAGGAGTTGGACAGGAGCACAG GCTGGGTCGATGGTGGCGACTAAAAGAGGCCAAGAATGGGATCTATGTTATTCCTCTTAAAAGGAAATCTCCAAATCCAGAGGAAGCCAAGATGACTGAATAG
- the rrp9 gene encoding U3 small nucleolar RNA-interacting protein 2 isoform X2: MSSPFFMKKKEKPKFAIKGKNTAVVKRKADGDSGGKSKLRAKKPNSKHNEEISSDSETESPVVPRKRQSNEEVDYEETPQEKKLRLAKLYLEQLKEEEEDKAEEDSFETDLIAGRLQEDVLEQKGKLQRLIAKDLMPPDASEIRVLRGHKLPITCLVISSDDKFIFSAAKDCSIIKWDVVAGKKLHTIPGGRKGTEDRHVGHTAHILCMAISSDGKYLATGDVNKLIMIWEAETCKHLYKFTGHKGPVSGLSFRKGTHDLYSASHDRSIKVWNVDENAYVETLFGHQDAITGLDSLSRECCVTAGGRDRSVRVWKIAEESQLVFHGHEGSIDCIQLINEEHMITGADDGSVSLWSVNKKKPLCTVKQAHGRHGDAGLEQPHWVASVAALQNSDTVASGSHNSQVQVWKCGQNYRGLQPLFSVPVSGFINSLKFSSSGQFLVAGVGQEHRLGRWWRLKEAKNGIYVIPLKRKSPNPEEAKMTE, encoded by the exons ATGTCTTCGCCTTTctttatgaagaaaaaagaaaaacccaaatTTGCCATAAAGGGGAAAAATACAGCAGTGGTGAAACGAAAG GCTGATGGGGACTCCGGTGGAAAAAGCAAACTACGAGCCAAGAAACCCAACTCCAAACACAATGAAGAGATTTCCAGCGACTCTGAGACAGAGAG TCCTGTAGTGCCCAGAAAAAGACAGTCCAATGAAGAGGTTGATTATGAGGAAACTCCACAGGAGAAGAAGCTTAGATTAGCCAAACTTTACCTCGAACAGCTAAAGGAAGAAG AGGAAGATAAAGCAGAAGAAGACTCATTTGAGACTGATCTCATTGCTGGAAGACTTCAAGAAGATGTG CTTGAACAAAAAGGAAAGCTTCAGCGGCTTATTGCCAAAGAT CTCATGCCGCCTGATGCTTCAGAAATCAGGGTGTTAAGAGGACACAAACTTCCAATTACCTGTCTGGTCATCAGCTCTGATGACAAGTTCATCTTTTCTGCTGCCAAAGACTGCTCTATCATTAAGT GGGATGTTGTGGCTGGTAAGAAACTGCACACAATACCTGGCGGAAGGAAAGGTACAGAGGATCGGCATGTTGGTCATACAGCGCATATTCTGTGTATGGCCATATCATCAGATGGAAAATACTTG GCCACTGGAGACGTGAACAAACTGATCATGATCTGGGAGGCAGAAACATGTAAACATCTATACAAATTCACAGGACACAAAGGGCCTGTTTCA GGTCTTTCGTTCAGGAAGGGAACTCATGATCTGTACAGCGCCTCTCATGATCGCTCAATAAAGGTTTGGAATGTGGACGAGAATGCGTATGTGGAAACTCT CTTTGGGCATCAGGACGCCATCACGGGACTGGACAGTCTGAGCCGTGAGTGCTGCGTGACTGCAGGAGGAAGAGATCGCTCCGTGCGGGTGTGGAAGATAGCCGAGGAATCTCAGCTGGTGTTCCACGGCCACGA GGGTTCAATTGATTGTATCCAGCTCATAAACGAGGAGCACATGATAACAGGAGCTGATGATGG ctctgtgtctctgtggagTGTCAACAAGAAGAAGCCTCTCTGCACAGTAAAGCAGGCTCACGGTCGCCATGGTGATGCAGGGCTGGAGCAGCCTCATTGGGTCGCCTCGGTCGCAGCGCTTCAGAACTCTGATACAGTCGCCTCAG GTTCACACAACTCACAGGTACAGGTGTGGAAGTGTGGCCAGAATTACCGTGGGCTGCAGCCTCTATTCAGTGTGCCTGTG TCTGGTTTCATCAACAGTCTGAAGTTTTCAAGCTCCGGTCAGTTCTTGGTAGCAGGAGTTGGACAGGAGCACAG GCTGGGTCGATGGTGGCGACTAAAAGAGGCCAAGAATGGGATCTATGTTATTCCTCTTAAAAGGAAATCTCCAAATCCAGAGGAAGCCAAGATGACTGAATAG
- the LOC116687604 gene encoding uncharacterized protein LOC116687604 isoform X1, with product MPPKRDAEAGPAQPPVKMIKIGPDAQEFGCEPMEDKYRMAQESSYSPPFPNNEHETIDFDEENIASPGIRTDTISLLMKIEQLQAQLKYERRCRILAERELRELKEMNTLMMQMRHTAHELRVTLDHVLQGGEATASQQNSEDKTVSFLADPEDEMREDHNSSEDDQNLFYLSENLRVPRNLYERIAEIADFKKYTSALLMILFDRETLATHSLQGRRNTFTGEDCHKPQLPPEILRSIIDHVALKFGVDSSQIKTAIRTKLNNEDKLLKKRLGMGKAENKAIQGFCQDASLLPENGEMRNDSQV from the exons atgCCACCCAAGAGAGACGCAGAAGCGGGTCCAGCACAACCACCAGTCAAGATGATAAAAATCGGACCTGATGCCCAGGAGTTTGGCTGTGAGCCAATGGAGGATAAGTACAGGATGGCTCAAGAGTCCAGCTACTCGCCTCCTTTTCCAAACAATGAG CATGAAACCATTGACTTTGATGAAGAAAACATTGCAAGCCCAGGCATCAGAACAGACACCATCAGTCTCCTCATGAAAATAGAGCAACTGCAGGCACAACTCAAATATGAACGCAGATGTAGAATTTTGGCCGAGAGAGAGCTGAGGGAGCTGAAAG AGATGAACACTCTCATGATGCAGATGAGGCACACAGCACATGAACTGCGAGTCACTCTGGATCACGTTCTCCAAGGAGGCGAGGCGACAGCATCACAGCAAAACTCTGAAGATAAAACTGTCTCTTTCCTGGCTGATCCTGAGGATGAGATGAGAGAGGATCATAATAGCTCAGAA GACGATCAGAACTTGTTTTATCTCTCAGAGAATCTTCGTGTTCCAAGAAATCTTTATGAGCGCATTGCAGAAATCGCAGACTTCAAAAAGTACACGTCAGCACTGCTGATGATACTTTTTGACAGAGAAACATTGGCCACACACTCTCTGCAGGGCCGGAGGAACACCTTTACCGGAGAAGATTGCCACAAGCCTCAACTCCCCCCTGAGATCTTGAGAAGTATTATTG ATCACGTGGCACTCAAATTTGGCGTTGATAGCAGCCAAATAAAAACTGCAATCCGCACAAAGTTGAATAATGAGGACAAACTATTAAAGAAGAGACTGGGTATGGGTAAAGCTGAAAACAAAGCTATTCAAGGCTTTTGCCAAGATGCTTCACTCCTGCCTGAAAATGGAGAAATGAGAAATGATTCTCAGGTATAA
- the LOC116687604 gene encoding uncharacterized protein LOC116687604 isoform X2 produces the protein MIKIGPDAQEFGCEPMEDKYRMAQESSYSPPFPNNEHETIDFDEENIASPGIRTDTISLLMKIEQLQAQLKYERRCRILAERELRELKEMNTLMMQMRHTAHELRVTLDHVLQGGEATASQQNSEDKTVSFLADPEDEMREDHNSSEDDQNLFYLSENLRVPRNLYERIAEIADFKKYTSALLMILFDRETLATHSLQGRRNTFTGEDCHKPQLPPEILRSIIDHVALKFGVDSSQIKTAIRTKLNNEDKLLKKRLGMGKAENKAIQGFCQDASLLPENGEMRNDSQV, from the exons ATGATAAAAATCGGACCTGATGCCCAGGAGTTTGGCTGTGAGCCAATGGAGGATAAGTACAGGATGGCTCAAGAGTCCAGCTACTCGCCTCCTTTTCCAAACAATGAG CATGAAACCATTGACTTTGATGAAGAAAACATTGCAAGCCCAGGCATCAGAACAGACACCATCAGTCTCCTCATGAAAATAGAGCAACTGCAGGCACAACTCAAATATGAACGCAGATGTAGAATTTTGGCCGAGAGAGAGCTGAGGGAGCTGAAAG AGATGAACACTCTCATGATGCAGATGAGGCACACAGCACATGAACTGCGAGTCACTCTGGATCACGTTCTCCAAGGAGGCGAGGCGACAGCATCACAGCAAAACTCTGAAGATAAAACTGTCTCTTTCCTGGCTGATCCTGAGGATGAGATGAGAGAGGATCATAATAGCTCAGAA GACGATCAGAACTTGTTTTATCTCTCAGAGAATCTTCGTGTTCCAAGAAATCTTTATGAGCGCATTGCAGAAATCGCAGACTTCAAAAAGTACACGTCAGCACTGCTGATGATACTTTTTGACAGAGAAACATTGGCCACACACTCTCTGCAGGGCCGGAGGAACACCTTTACCGGAGAAGATTGCCACAAGCCTCAACTCCCCCCTGAGATCTTGAGAAGTATTATTG ATCACGTGGCACTCAAATTTGGCGTTGATAGCAGCCAAATAAAAACTGCAATCCGCACAAAGTTGAATAATGAGGACAAACTATTAAAGAAGAGACTGGGTATGGGTAAAGCTGAAAACAAAGCTATTCAAGGCTTTTGCCAAGATGCTTCACTCCTGCCTGAAAATGGAGAAATGAGAAATGATTCTCAGGTATAA